Below is a genomic region from Raphanus sativus cultivar WK10039 chromosome 4, ASM80110v3, whole genome shotgun sequence.
ACAAGCTAGGGCTTTAGACGCCAAAAGATATTAAGATTTAAGGGGCACCAAATTTGTCAAAACTGTACATAGCCTAGTGGTAAAAGCTGTTATAAATATTCCTAACAACCCTAGTTCGAACCAACCTATTGTACTTACGGggcagataatttttttttgctttaggcATGAGATTATGCTGGACCGGCACTGTGTGCATAAAATAAGGGGCCATAAATATTGTACCTTGTATAATACAAGTGGTATTGCAGGGATATATACGGACTTTGTATGAAAGCCATAGTCCGAACTCTTCTCTACGttctattttaaattgatttattgATTTATACCCAAAACCTTCCTTCGAAATTCTTATAGGTTTCTGTCATTTACTTATTTTAGAGCATTAATAATTTCccaaaatagttttatttattatatattaatattatctaataatataatttcatgGTAAAAATAATCCATTCGTATAATGATAATCCATTCGTATAATGGCACATgttgatagtttattttttgttgagAATTTCTTGTTTGGAAAACATTAgtcaattttaatagatttcattttttttgttaatttgattGTGAGAAATCTGATAAATATTTTCGTTATGGTGCTTTGGTTATAGAAAAATACACATTTTAGATGGATCTCTCACATTTATCCATATATACTATATTGGAATTGAATTAGACTACCGAAAAAGTTAGTTCAAGGATCACCGAAATTGTAAGTCACGCATGAAAATTGTTGTCCGAATATATTCGCATCTATCACTTTGTTTTATATCCTTTCACACTGTATTCTTttacaatataattatatatagcACGTTGGATTGTCATAGAAAGGGTAACTAAAGTTTATGAATATGACTAACTAAATTGCATAACATACACAAATCAAACAGATACACCACTAGCAGAGAGAAACAAACACTTGGTGGGCATgatgaattaatatattaggTGAGGCCGAATATAAAGATATTCGGCTAAAGGATCCACAGAATGCTCTGAGTCGCTTCAATTTATAATTAGAAGCCACATCGATAAAAATGGAAATAAATAGATAGTGGATATAAAGATTGGTCGACCCATAGCTTTAGTTTTGATCTTCCTTTTAGCTTCTGCCCACAAGTTCCACTTACTTGCGTTTTTATTTGTTCATACGAACCGCATACCTGCACGCCTGACCCGCCTGGCAACAACTTTGGTCACTAATATACCCAGACTGTAGGATAAAACATATACTAGAAATCGAGACATTTTAGTACTATAGGAGTAGAATTTACAACATGTGCAAATTCGTATACTATTagttcaatattttaaaaatatcttaggcatatattttcaaaatatctcttgcaaaatactatattttcaaaatatagcctcattgtataaataaaaaaggaaagaatCAGTTATATGGTTTACTTGTTTGGAGTCCTCATTCAATATTTGACCACTACTCGAGCTATACCGACATAGATACATAGATTTGATCACAGCCCAGAGATGGAAACATCATCATGATATTCAGGAATGATTTGACATAAAGCGAGACCATGTTTTTCCCATACATCGTagcgttttaaaaaatttataaacttgaACTGGGTCATCGTCAATCTCTGCCAGAACTGTACTTTCAAGATTGAGTTTGATAGATTGATAGACGCATCTTGACACTGATTAAACATACATTTCTCTAAACTATAtacacatttatttttaaattaatagaggtttgtatataattaaataatcatcaaaccaataatattaattatatttcatgcattttaattgttttaagaATCCATATAGGATTTATAAACTaaagtaaatttatttatttacaaatctaacaatgttgattttatttattttttctttttgccagCAACAATGTtgattttaattagtattttaaaatctggagatttttgtttggatttaggtctttatttttaacaaaaatcattcaATTTCATTatggaataaaatttatttgtaagTCTATATGATTGAATAACACATTATTTTTGGATTAGAATTATAAACcatagaactttttttttaaccataGAATCAAGACGTTCTAATGACACAAGATTTcaatataaatgttaaaatcaTACGTTCTTTGTATTATTTTAAGAAGTAACTAAGATTTttgcataaaaattaaaaaaatatataaatttttatacaatttacttttataatataaaataaaattaatttaaccaataataaaagatgcaatattttgtaattggttcgAATTTCAAATGACATTACCCCCATTATTAGTTTACTTCTTCAACATTGGTTCACCGTTGACTCAACAAAATGCCACGTGGTGAAGAACCGAAGAAGAATCGaacaagaatataaataaaatgcgCCAAAGGGGAAGATTGAAGAAGCCCTCTCAGGTTCTTTTCTTTACTGATCTGCAACCTCTTTCTTCGTCTCCTTACGATTCCATCCTAAAGTTTCCACATTTCCGACAGAAACTTAGCTCTCGTTTTGGTAATTACAGCGTCTTCTCTCCGCCACTCAAAGCTTATCCGAGCTATAGTTCGTTCGATCATCCCTCgtggtttttgttttgttttcctttCTCTGTTTCCCGCGCTAGATCTATGGCCGTTTTAGTCGAAAGATTTGCTCGCAGAGACGGAAGCGAACACTCTGGGTCGGTCGAGCAAGAAGCTTCGGAGATCAATGGGTCTCCGGAGATCCGGTACGAGATGGTCCCGGTTAGTGGGATCGAAGCCATCGTTAATAGTCTGGTTAGTAAAggaatctccctgatgcacgcaacatgttcgatgaaatgcctcGTTTTAAGTATACTCATTTCGTGTTGTGTATATGTTTCTTATTGGAGACAGAGCAAATGGGTTGTGTCTATTCTGTTTGCTTCCATCGTTCTTCTGCGGCATGATGGTACCGCCTTGTGGGGAATCATTGGATCCGTTTCGAACGCGGCTCTCTCCGTGGTACTCAAACGTATACTTAACCAAGCGAGACCTGCTACGACCTCGCGAACTGATCCCGGGATGCCATCTACTCACGCCCAGTCTATCTCTTTCATATCTGTGTTTGCTGTTTTGTCTGGtaagcaaattaaaaaaagaacttgGAACTAGTCAACAATTGTTTTCACTAGTACGGTACTGTTAAGATAATATGGATCATATTGTTATTCTACAGTTATGGAATGGCTTGGAACCACTAAAGTCTCTATGTTCCTTAGCTGCCTCATACTCGTGTCGTGTTCATATTTTGTAAGTGTTTTTCCAGTTCACATGCTTTGTAATCCCTTCCTATGCAAATGCTTTGTAACCACTAAAATGTTGCAAAAACTTGACGTGCAGATACGGTTAAGGGTTTCTCAGAAGCTTCACACAAGCAGTCAAGTGGTGGTTGGTGCAATCGTGGGTTCTGTTTTCTGCATCTTCTGGTACACAACGTGGAACTCGCTTCTCCTTGAAGCCTTCGAGTCATCTCTATCACTCCAAATATCTGTATTTCTGGTTGCAGCTGCTCTTGCGCTAGCTTTTGCAACCCATGTTGTACTTGACTGGCTCAGAAACGATAATTGAGCAAAACAAGCTTTGATTAACATTGTAAGCAAAAACTCAAAATTGtactcttaatttttttaaaaaaattccacaTTCGCATTCTTTAATTAGTTCCCCAAACATAATAACCCAAGCACTTGAGAATAGAGAGCTAACATGAACCAAATATTAGTGAATGTGGCTTCCACTTTAGTATGCCACCGCAAAATAAAGAAACATGTGTATTACAGCTACTTGGAGCTATACATCAATCTTGAACGGTTAAAACAATAACCAAATACGTATATATTTCTATTCACAAGGCGTGTGCTAAACGTCCTGTATCTTATTTCTCTTGCTCATATCAAACACCCATTATGGAGACAATAGGCTTACTCAATCATCCTTGAGAGTTTGTGATACTTCGGAAACAGGTTTTGATGCAGTAGGAATGTAAGACCATGCCAACGCCGCGCTTCCAAGAGTAATGGTTGCTGCGATTGATCCCCATATCCATCTCtgcctcttctttctcttctgccTCTTACGTCGTGCCACCTCTGGTATCAACAAATTTGGAGATCAGATTCATGCAAACAAGAAAGACACAAATGACTAAgaatcatttgattttttttctattaccTATGGCCTCTTGGTTTCGTTGGGACATTTCTCGGTTCACGGCTTCGTAGTAGTGTACACGGTCAGACAATCTTGTAATCTCAAAGTTCTTAGTTTCGAGCCTAGATTCCATCACCATCTCTGCCTCTGCCTTGGCCATACCTCTGCTTAGAGAGTCGGAGACAAACCTAGCAACCTCGAGTTGGCAATGTAGTTCTTCCGATAGGTTCATGTTGCTGGGGGAGGTGGTAGGATTGATAGGAATGAATAGACCGACCTGGGCCAGCTGCTCACGGAGTTTCAGCCAATGTGTTTGCATCTGCTCTAGAGATTCCTCtgtttgttttctcttctcGATTTCCATTAGTAAACTCAGCCTTATCTCCCTTAGTTCAGATTCAATGTTGTTAGCTGAACTCTGCATTCCACTGTCGGTTGATAGTTCTGAAATACCATGAAAATGAAAGCTTTAACGTTAGGGTATAGGATTACAAATCACTTCCAAATCATCTAATGTCCAGTTATCTTAACATAGGAAAGCAAATAACGCGTTCATACTAAATCTGATTCTAACACGTGACTCATCATACTACCCCGGAAACAATAAAAGCATAAGCATTTTCAGCCACCTGACAAGGAAGAACAATAGCAAGAAAGTGGGATTAAGATACGTACCATCCCAAGCATCATAAAACTCTCCCACAGGTGTAGCAAGTCTTTGTGAACCTTCCTCACCCTCTACCTCTGTGTTACTTGTGAAGCTTGCTGACTCACCTGGGTCATAGAAATCTTCACAGTCACTCTCCTTTTCCGCTTTGGCACCAACATGCTCCGGCAGATTGTTTCCCCGCTCCAAACCATTGGC
It encodes:
- the LOC108855226 gene encoding uncharacterized protein LOC108855226; its protein translation is MPTFSAIALDRMLEPGAASTSVTKSYYSKPPTSKVDKGKPTNERTFTRPKMSPSLYATPDAIPLPNSPSSFPPSPYIINHKSRGPPRLLKSSSEANVASQQQKVSEDEGVVTGNADVKAPSPRRKSTSFSFSTSEPTEEDFGGIVDGPFGSWSGKSGLDKAANGLERGNNLPEHVGAKAEKESDCEDFYDPGESASFTSNTEVEGEEGSQRLATPVGEFYDAWDELSTDSGMQSSANNIESELREIRLSLLMEIEKRKQTEESLEQMQTHWLKLREQLAQVGLFIPINPTTSPSNMNLSEELHCQLEVARFVSDSLSRGMAKAEAEMVMESRLETKNFEITRLSDRVHYYEAVNREMSQRNQEAIEVARRKRQKRKKRQRWIWGSIAATITLGSAALAWSYIPTASKPVSEVSQTLKDD
- the LOC130511680 gene encoding lipid phosphate phosphatase epsilon 1, chloroplastic-like, which produces MRQRGRLKKPSQVLFFTDLQPLSSSPYDSILKFPHFRQKLSSRFGNYSVFSPPLKAYPSYSSFDHPSWFLFCFPFSVSRARSMAVLVERFARRDGSEHSGSVEQEASEINGSPEIRYEMVPVSGIEAIVNSLSKWVVSILFASIVLLRHDGTALWGIIGSVSNAALSVVLKRILNQARPATTSRTDPGMPSTHAQSISFISVFAVLSVMEWLGTTKVSMFLSCLILVSCSYFIRLRVSQKLHTSSQVVVGAIVGSVFCIFWYTTWNSLLLEAFESSLSLQISVFLVAAALALAFATHVVLDWLRNDN